The following coding sequences are from one Planctomicrobium piriforme window:
- a CDS encoding MarR family winged helix-turn-helix transcriptional regulator translates to MVTLAVSKTRHFDSPQQAAYLNLWRTYDQLKEVEDGLFSKYDLSAQQYNALRLLRSAHPGTMPTLALGGLLISRAPDMTRLLDKLERRQLVHRERRDENRRVVEVGITQAGLDLLEELAEPVLEVHRQQLGHLDAEELELLTRLLEKARGEGPGDRG, encoded by the coding sequence ATGGTCACCCTTGCCGTTTCGAAAACCAGGCATTTTGATTCGCCGCAGCAGGCGGCGTATCTCAATTTGTGGCGGACTTACGACCAGCTCAAAGAGGTCGAGGACGGGCTGTTTTCGAAGTACGACCTGTCGGCCCAGCAGTACAACGCATTGCGGCTGTTGCGGTCGGCCCATCCTGGCACCATGCCGACGCTGGCGCTGGGGGGGCTGCTGATCTCCCGCGCCCCGGACATGACCCGTTTGCTGGACAAGCTGGAACGGCGGCAACTGGTGCATCGCGAACGGAGGGATGAGAACCGTCGGGTCGTCGAGGTGGGCATCACCCAGGCCGGGCTCGATCTGCTGGAGGAACTGGCGGAACCGGTGCTGGAAGTCCATCGCCAGCAGTTAGGGCATCTCGATGCTGAGGAGCTGGAGCTGCTGACGCGGTTGCTGGAGAAGGCTCGAGGAGAGGGGCCAGGGGATAGGGGTTAG